In Verrucomicrobiales bacterium, a single window of DNA contains:
- a CDS encoding class I SAM-dependent methyltransferase, with the protein MNLADLHRSHDQAHATWRGKDNYQVRLVRRILGSRLGQTRQRVLDVGCADGYLLSPFCSQHDIVGVDVSTQFSALALKAGFSSHQIKDLSSDVLDVADQSIDAVFCGQTIEHVIDTDWLLTELNRVLKPGGSLMVTTPNIRSPHTLLRLLLNETPAFGAKYRSGHVRDWTTRLLRRAIENNGFEVEAMHGVEFWLPGGSDLLSPLFRPLPSLATAMLAVARKVKNVRYELRPFEN; encoded by the coding sequence ATGAACCTGGCTGATTTGCATCGTTCCCATGACCAAGCCCACGCCACCTGGCGCGGGAAGGACAACTACCAGGTCAGGCTCGTGCGCAGAATTCTAGGATCACGTCTCGGACAAACACGGCAACGCGTCCTGGATGTGGGGTGTGCCGATGGATACCTGCTGAGCCCTTTCTGCTCGCAGCACGACATCGTGGGAGTGGATGTCTCAACCCAGTTTTCAGCCTTGGCCCTCAAAGCCGGCTTCTCCTCCCACCAAATCAAGGATCTCTCCAGCGACGTCCTCGACGTGGCGGACCAGTCGATAGATGCCGTGTTCTGTGGGCAGACCATCGAGCATGTCATCGATACCGATTGGCTGCTCACCGAACTCAACCGAGTGCTTAAACCAGGCGGCAGCCTGATGGTGACAACCCCCAACATCCGTTCGCCACATACGCTACTACGACTGCTGCTGAACGAGACCCCGGCCTTCGGAGCCAAGTATCGCAGCGGCCATGTACGCGATTGGACCACGCGGCTGCTTCGTCGCGCCATCGAGAATAACGGCTTTGAGGTTGAGGCCATGCACGGCGTGGAGTTTTGGCTTCCGGGTGGAAGCGACCTGTTAAGCCCCCTCTTCCGCCCGCTTCCCAGCCTGGCCACCGCCATGCTGGCGGTGGCTCGAAAGGTCAAAAACGTTCGCTACGAGCTGCGCCCCTTTGAGAACTAG
- the hisB gene encoding imidazoleglycerol-phosphate dehydratase HisB: MTVRKARIKRVTKETQIAIDLAIDGRGASKISTGIPFFDHMLVLFAKHSVMDLRLRCQGDLEVDAHHTVEDCGIALGQALLAALGDKKGIRRYGSGFDPRNPFTGEAYVPMDECLARCVVDFSGRPYLVWRGMDPLALKRVTTQEKNQDMSSAFRFGLAREFFQGFANEARCNLHLELLYGEEPHHVCEVLFKAFAKAVDVACQRDPRILGQLPSTKGKL; encoded by the coding sequence ATGACTGTGCGGAAGGCCCGAATCAAGCGGGTTACCAAAGAAACTCAGATTGCCATCGATCTCGCCATCGATGGACGGGGTGCATCCAAGATCTCCACCGGGATCCCGTTTTTCGATCACATGCTGGTGTTGTTTGCCAAGCATTCCGTGATGGATCTTCGGTTGCGTTGCCAGGGAGATTTGGAGGTGGATGCTCATCACACCGTGGAAGATTGTGGGATCGCCTTGGGGCAAGCCCTGTTGGCGGCCTTAGGCGACAAGAAGGGGATTCGGCGCTATGGTTCGGGTTTTGACCCGAGGAATCCGTTCACCGGGGAGGCTTATGTGCCTATGGATGAATGTTTGGCGCGCTGCGTAGTCGATTTTAGTGGGCGACCGTATTTGGTTTGGCGGGGTATGGACCCCCTGGCCTTGAAGCGAGTCACGACCCAAGAAAAGAACCAGGACATGTCTAGTGCCTTTCGATTTGGTCTAGCCCGCGAATTCTTCCAGGGATTTGCGAATGAGGCTCGATGCAACCTTCATTTGGAGTTACTGTATGGGGAGGAGCCGCATCATGTCTGCGAGGTGCTTTTTAAAGCGTTTGCAAAGGCGGTAGATGTTGCTTGTCAACGGGATCCGAGAATTCTTGGGCAGCTCCCAAGCACCAAGGGGAAGCTGTGA
- a CDS encoding sigma-70 family RNA polymerase sigma factor has product MPARDNYAEQPDDRLVKAAQRGNMKAFEELVGRHRDKIYARAFSMMRNEEEAMDLSQEAWVKGWQRLKQFEGESSFVTWMTRIVINLCLDQLRKHKRQRAESIELLEEESGGVERQMPVVTHNPTQGLERTELRKRIDEALGKLSSAHRTVLVLHEFEELEYKEIAKRMECSIGTVMSRLFYARRRMATLMAAYKREEMS; this is encoded by the coding sequence ATGCCAGCTCGGGATAATTACGCTGAACAACCCGACGATCGCCTCGTGAAGGCCGCCCAGCGCGGGAACATGAAGGCGTTCGAGGAGTTAGTCGGTCGTCACCGAGACAAGATCTATGCTCGGGCGTTCAGCATGATGCGGAACGAGGAAGAGGCGATGGATCTTTCCCAGGAAGCCTGGGTGAAGGGTTGGCAGCGTCTGAAGCAATTCGAGGGTGAATCGAGCTTTGTGACCTGGATGACTCGGATTGTGATCAATCTGTGTCTGGATCAGCTGCGCAAGCACAAGCGGCAGCGGGCAGAGTCGATTGAGCTCCTGGAAGAAGAGTCGGGCGGGGTTGAGCGGCAGATGCCGGTCGTGACTCATAATCCCACCCAGGGTTTGGAACGGACGGAGTTACGGAAGCGAATCGATGAGGCGTTGGGCAAGTTGTCCTCCGCGCACCGCACAGTACTGGTTTTACATGAGTTTGAAGAGCTGGAATATAAAGAGATTGCCAAGCGAATGGAGTGTTCGATCGGGACGGTCATGTCCCGATTGTTCTACGCGCGCCGCCGCATGGCCACTCTGATGGCCGCTTATAAACGAGAGGAGATGAGCTGA
- a CDS encoding N-acetylmuramoyl-L-alanine amidase: MHPLAAILACLLLAFVSGARGASPARVEGVSFQGREYFKVSSWARENQFTPRWLVQDQELRLSNARHTLILNHDSRRIKINGVWVWISAPVIMRDRDAFIPRLDLRTTLQPLLFPRRSTAGSPRIICLDPGHGGDDTGKRDGNRYEKYFTLQLAKELGKQLTRAGYRVVYTRTSDAKVDLPVRPNVAQRARADLFLSLHFNGADVPSAQGVEVYCLTPVGASSTNAGGEGADSPASPGNRWDERNLQLAFELQKSLVRRLGREDRGLRRARFAVLRDATMPAVLIEGGFMSNPAEARWIYSASERTKLARAIVEAVNSYKAITGS, from the coding sequence GTGCACCCGCTTGCTGCCATCCTCGCCTGCCTGCTGCTGGCCTTTGTCAGCGGCGCACGAGGTGCCTCACCAGCGCGAGTGGAAGGCGTCTCGTTTCAAGGCCGTGAGTATTTTAAAGTCTCCTCCTGGGCTCGAGAAAACCAGTTCACCCCCCGATGGCTGGTTCAGGATCAGGAACTCAGGCTCAGCAACGCTCGCCATACCCTGATTCTCAACCACGACTCCCGACGCATCAAGATCAACGGCGTGTGGGTGTGGATCTCGGCTCCGGTGATCATGAGAGACCGCGATGCCTTTATACCCCGGCTGGACCTTCGGACGACTCTCCAGCCACTGCTGTTCCCTCGTCGTTCCACCGCCGGCTCTCCACGCATTATCTGTCTCGATCCCGGACACGGGGGCGATGACACCGGTAAACGCGACGGCAACCGCTACGAAAAGTACTTCACGCTCCAACTCGCCAAAGAGCTGGGCAAGCAGCTCACCCGGGCCGGCTACCGGGTGGTCTACACCCGAACCTCCGATGCCAAAGTCGATTTGCCCGTGCGCCCGAATGTGGCGCAACGAGCCCGCGCCGACCTGTTCCTCAGCCTGCACTTTAACGGGGCCGATGTCCCCTCGGCTCAGGGTGTGGAGGTCTATTGCCTCACCCCGGTAGGCGCCAGTTCCACCAACGCCGGGGGAGAGGGAGCCGATTCGCCAGCCTCCCCCGGAAACCGATGGGACGAACGCAATCTGCAGCTGGCCTTCGAACTGCAAAAGTCTCTGGTTCGTCGATTGGGCCGCGAGGACCGCGGACTGCGACGAGCGCGCTTTGCCGTACTTCGGGACGCCACCATGCCAGCCGTTCTGATCGAAGGAGGCTTCATGAGCAACCCCGCCGAGGCCCGCTGGATTTATTCCGCGTCAGAACGAACCAAGCTGGCCCGGGCCATTGTGGAGGCGGTCAACAGCTACAAAGCCATCACCGGCTCCTAA